The stretch of DNA GATCATCCTACAACCAGACAGAATTTAGATCTTGCTGAAGATTTCGGGCATATTATTATTCCTGCAGAAAGTGGAGAGCTTGCCAGTGGTTTGATTGGACAAGGAAGAATGGCAGAACCGGAAACAATTTCTAAAACTGTTGAAGATTTTTTTGACAACCAAGGACAGAAAAATACATTGGTAGGTAAAACCGTTTTAATTACTGCAGGCCCTACGTATGAGGCCATTGACCCCGTTCGGTTTATCGGTAATCATTCTTCCGGTAAAATGGGCTTTTCACTTGCTGAAGAAGCTGCTAAAAGAGGAGCGAGAGTTATTCTTGTTTCCGGACCAAGTGCTCAGATCGCTCATCATAAAAACATTGAATTACATCAAGTTACCTCTGCAAAAGAGATGCTGGATAAAGTATTTGAATTTTATGAAAATACGGATGTAGCAATTGCAAGTGCAGCTGTAGCAGATTATGCACCCATGGAGATAGCCAAAGAGAAAATCAAAAAGAATGATGAAAATCTGACTATTGAACTGGTTAAAAATCCTGATATTCTTAAAACGATGGGGGAGCAAAAGACCCATCAGTTTTTAGTAGGCTTCGCTTTAGAAACCCAGAATGAAGAAGAGAATGCCAAAGGAAAGCTGCAAAAGAAAAATCTGGATATGATTGTGCTGAATTCACTTCGTGATGCCGGGGCTGGATTTAAAAATGACACCAATAAAATCAGGATATTCACCAAAACCGAAAGGAAAGAATTTGAATTAAAGTCTAAAGATGATGTTGCCAAAGATATTCTGAACTTTGTAGAACATCAGCTTTTGAAATAATTTTAATAAATTTCCGTTCTCAATTTTTAATAGATAATGAAAAAAATCATAAGTTTACTTTTAGTACTTTTCTTATATAACATTAGTCTTTCTCAGGAATTGCTGGCTACTGTTCAGGTGAATGCTCAACAGCTAGGAGGAAGTAACCAGCAGGCTTATAAAGCATTGGAAAAAAGTCTCCGGGATTTTATTAACAATACGAGCTGGACAGGAAAGAAATTACAAAATTTTGAAAAGATAAAATCTAATTTTGCTATTGTCCTTTCATCCAGAGATGGAAACAGGTACGCAGGTAATATTGTGGTTCAGGCAGTTCGTCCGGTATATGGTTCAACCTATGAGTCTCCCTTGATCAATATTCAGGATACCAAATTTGCTTTTGAATATGTTGAGAATGAGAATCTTATTTTTAATGAAAGACAGTTTTCCGGAAAAAACTTAATTGATGTGATTAGCTTCTATGTCTACCTTATTTTAGGATATGATGCAGACAGTTTCCAGTCTATGGGTGGATCACAATGGTTTGCTAAAGCACAACAGATTGCTCAGAATGCTCAGAACAGAGGATATGAAGGCTGGGCCCAAATTGGAAATGAAGGACCAAGAACCAGAGGAGCATTAATTACTCAATTATCAAGTCCTAACATCAGCCAGCTA from Chryseobacterium piperi encodes:
- the coaBC gene encoding bifunctional phosphopantothenoylcysteine decarboxylase/phosphopantothenate--cysteine ligase CoaBC gives rise to the protein MSVSGKKILIAVSGGIAAYKIHFLIRDFIKKGAEVQVVMTPDAEHFVTKLSLSTLSKKPVYTDFYNENGSWNSHVELGLWADAMVVAPCTANTLAKMTHGMCDNLVLATYMSAKCPVFIAPAMDLDMYDHPTTRQNLDLAEDFGHIIIPAESGELASGLIGQGRMAEPETISKTVEDFFDNQGQKNTLVGKTVLITAGPTYEAIDPVRFIGNHSSGKMGFSLAEEAAKRGARVILVSGPSAQIAHHKNIELHQVTSAKEMLDKVFEFYENTDVAIASAAVADYAPMEIAKEKIKKNDENLTIELVKNPDILKTMGEQKTHQFLVGFALETQNEEENAKGKLQKKNLDMIVLNSLRDAGAGFKNDTNKIRIFTKTERKEFELKSKDDVAKDILNFVEHQLLK
- the porD gene encoding type IX secretion system protein PorD, with product MKKIISLLLVLFLYNISLSQELLATVQVNAQQLGGSNQQAYKALEKSLRDFINNTSWTGKKLQNFEKIKSNFAIVLSSRDGNRYAGNIVVQAVRPVYGSTYESPLINIQDTKFAFEYVENENLIFNERQFSGKNLIDVISFYVYLILGYDADSFQSMGGSQWFAKAQQIAQNAQNRGYEGWAQIGNEGPRTRGALITQLSSPNISQLRSIFYTYHRAGLDNLFNQDQTQAKKVIFDALMQLRTYENSFQQNYACNLFIEAKNDEIFNIFNSNNNGGLVLNDLKQLMMAFAPKYNETKWNKWK